The proteins below are encoded in one region of uncultured Desulfovibrio sp.:
- a CDS encoding TRAP transporter large permease subunit encodes MSSEKPGLLRRLDQNLEKPFLVIGLLLMIFIISYQTIYRYSVTHIIAALENPGFFMGLLGNIVDLSSLREHAGTLIGRAVWTEESARYIFIWISYLAIPLAIRQRNNIRVDVLVDHLNDRLKAASWIVVDLCLLLLSLFMLREGASYVQMQIEMPQITAALHLPYYIPYLILPVGFGLMALRAVQNLVQQMRLCGLLDSLCAVGLTVLLFLPPMLMEDGNAIVLLFGYFIILLAIGVPIAFSLGLAGLMTVVGADTLPADYLASVAFTSIDNFPIMAIPFFIAAGVFMGAGGLSERLLKLADALVGGLPGGMALAAIATCMFFAAISGSGPATVAAIGTLTIPAMVARGYDRLFAAAVVAAAGAIGVMIPPSNPFVVYGIAGQASVGKLFLAGIVPGILTGLVLMLTTYFIARRHGWRGERKEHWLQNVLAATWQAKWALLVPVIVLGGIYGGIMTPTEAAAIAALYGLLVGIFVYRELTFSSICSCCRESASTSAVIIVLMAMASIFGNVMTLENVPERIATAIMALTQNKLAILLLVNLLLLWVGTFMEALAAIVILTPILLPLALKVGVDPIHFGVIMVVNLAIGFVTPPVGVNLFVACGITGEKISRVSRAAIPFLVAMLLVLLAITYIPQISLCLL; translated from the coding sequence ATGTCCAGTGAAAAGCCCGGCCTGCTGCGCCGTCTTGACCAGAATCTCGAAAAGCCCTTTCTTGTCATCGGCCTTCTGCTGATGATCTTCATCATCTCCTATCAGACCATCTATCGCTACAGCGTTACCCACATCATCGCCGCGCTGGAAAATCCCGGCTTCTTCATGGGGCTGCTCGGCAACATTGTTGACCTTTCTTCCCTGCGGGAACATGCCGGTACCCTGATCGGGCGGGCCGTCTGGACCGAGGAAAGCGCCCGCTACATCTTCATCTGGATTTCCTATCTGGCCATACCGCTGGCCATCCGCCAGCGCAACAATATCCGGGTGGACGTGCTGGTGGATCACCTGAACGACCGCCTGAAGGCCGCAAGCTGGATTGTGGTGGACCTGTGCCTGCTGCTGCTCAGCCTGTTCATGCTGCGCGAAGGCGCTTCCTATGTGCAGATGCAGATAGAGATGCCGCAGATAACGGCAGCCCTGCACCTGCCCTATTACATTCCCTATCTCATCCTGCCGGTGGGCTTCGGCCTTATGGCCCTGCGCGCCGTGCAGAACCTTGTACAGCAGATGCGCCTCTGCGGCCTGCTGGACAGTCTCTGCGCCGTGGGGCTGACCGTCCTGCTCTTTCTGCCGCCCATGCTCATGGAAGACGGCAATGCCATTGTGCTGCTGTTCGGCTATTTCATCATCCTGCTGGCCATCGGCGTGCCCATTGCCTTCAGCCTCGGTCTGGCCGGCCTCATGACCGTCGTGGGGGCCGATACCCTGCCGGCAGACTATCTGGCCTCCGTGGCCTTTACCTCCATCGACAATTTCCCCATCATGGCCATCCCCTTCTTCATTGCGGCCGGGGTCTTCATGGGGGCTGGCGGCCTTTCGGAACGCCTGCTCAAGCTGGCGGATGCCCTGGTGGGCGGTCTTCCCGGCGGCATGGCTCTGGCCGCCATTGCCACGTGCATGTTCTTTGCCGCCATCAGCGGTTCCGGTCCGGCCACGGTGGCGGCCATCGGCACCCTGACCATCCCGGCCATGGTGGCACGCGGCTATGACCGCCTCTTTGCCGCGGCCGTGGTGGCCGCAGCCGGTGCCATCGGCGTCATGATTCCGCCCAGCAATCCCTTTGTGGTCTATGGCATCGCCGGACAGGCCTCGGTGGGCAAGCTCTTTCTGGCGGGCATCGTTCCCGGCATCCTGACGGGTCTGGTGCTCATGCTGACCACCTACTTCATCGCCCGCCGCCACGGCTGGCGCGGCGAGCGCAAGGAGCACTGGCTCCAGAATGTCCTGGCGGCCACCTGGCAGGCAAAGTGGGCACTGCTGGTACCTGTCATCGTGCTTGGCGGCATCTACGGCGGCATCATGACGCCCACGGAAGCAGCGGCCATTGCCGCCCTGTACGGGCTGCTCGTGGGCATCTTCGTCTACCGGGAACTGACCTTCAGCAGCATCTGCTCCTGCTGCCGCGAATCTGCCTCCACATCAGCGGTCATCATCGTGCTTATGGCCATGGCCAGCATTTTCGGCAACGTCATGACCCTGGAAAATGTTCCGGAGCGCATTGCCACGGCCATCATGGCCCTTACGCAGAACAAGCTGGCCATCCTGCTGCTGGTGAACCTGCTGCTGCTCTGGGTGGGCACCTTCATGGAAGCCCTGGCGGCCATTGTCATCCTGACGCCCATTCTGCTGCCGCTGGCACTCAAGGTGGGGGTGGATCCCATTCACTTCGGCGTCATCATGGTGGTGAATCTGGCCATCGGCTTCGTGACGCCGCCTGTGGGCGTCAACCTCTTTGTGGCCTGCGGCATCACCGGGGAAAAGATTTCCCGGGTATCCCGTGCCGCCATTCCCTTCCTTGTGGCCATGCTGCTTGTCCTGCTGGCCATCACCTACATCCCGCAGATATCCCTCTGCCTGCTCTAG
- a CDS encoding ComF family protein: MPSPFTPLLPAHPAPARTSRAVTPARAPLRRLLRQVVGLLGLDEQRCAHCLRPFRPDPGQENAFFCPDCAPLLAPPHSPFCPRCGLPSALPPDEALSAVPCGQCLTSPPPWQHLVFCGPYAGALRDLVLRFKFGGELALAGVLAGLLREQLRRQPSPLPVPDLVLPMPQHAAHLRRRGYNQAHELAAALCRMCALPLEGFLLYRTRPTPSQAGLNARQRQANVHKSFALRPCRLEGRRCWLVDDVMTTGSTAREACTALLDAGAAAVDLLVAARTPPHVAADAATPGSGTTSR, from the coding sequence ATGCCCAGTCCTTTCACCCCGCTGCTCCCTGCTCATCCGGCACCAGCCCGGACCAGCCGTGCGGTAACGCCCGCACGTGCTCCGCTGCGCCGTCTCCTGCGTCAGGTCGTCGGCCTGCTGGGTCTGGACGAGCAGCGCTGCGCCCATTGCCTGCGTCCCTTCCGCCCTGACCCGGGGCAGGAGAATGCCTTCTTCTGTCCAGACTGCGCCCCCCTGCTGGCCCCGCCGCACAGTCCCTTCTGCCCGCGCTGCGGCCTGCCCTCTGCCCTGCCGCCGGACGAGGCGCTCAGTGCCGTGCCCTGCGGACAGTGCCTGACCAGTCCGCCCCCGTGGCAGCACCTTGTGTTCTGCGGTCCCTATGCGGGAGCGCTACGCGATCTGGTGCTGCGCTTCAAGTTCGGCGGCGAGCTGGCCCTGGCCGGAGTGCTGGCCGGCCTGCTGCGAGAGCAGCTCCGCCGCCAGCCTTCCCCCCTGCCTGTCCCGGACCTGGTGCTGCCCATGCCACAGCATGCTGCCCATCTGCGCCGGCGCGGCTACAATCAGGCCCACGAGCTGGCCGCGGCCCTGTGCCGCATGTGCGCTCTGCCCCTGGAAGGTTTTCTGCTTTACCGAACCCGGCCCACACCCTCGCAGGCCGGCCTGAATGCCCGGCAGCGTCAGGCCAATGTGCACAAGTCCTTTGCGCTGCGCCCCTGCCGCCTGGAAGGCCGGCGCTGCTGGCTGGTGGACGATGTCATGACCACGGGCAGCACGGCCCGGGAAGCCTGCACCGCCCTGCTGGACGCCGGCGCTGCCGCCGTGGACCTGCTGGTGGCGGCCAGAACGCCGCCCCATGTCGCCGCGGATGCGGCAACGCCGGGAAGCGGCACCACATCAAGATGA
- a CDS encoding MBL fold metallo-hydrolase, producing the protein MPITRFALGPLETNCYIVHAGNQAIAIDVGGDPAPMLAHLTEHRLTLAAICLTHRHFDHAYGVAQLARVTGAPVYASRHEACLENTEAVKGGIWGFPPVPDYSCTDLPPGPQTLGGMDFDIRETPGHTPGGISLYYPAEHAVFTGDALFYRSIGRTDFPGGDQAALLRGIREQLFTLPDETSVYPGHGPSTTIGDERRENPFCGDLC; encoded by the coding sequence ATGCCCATCACTCGCTTTGCTCTCGGCCCTCTGGAAACGAACTGCTATATCGTGCATGCCGGCAATCAGGCCATTGCCATCGACGTGGGCGGTGATCCCGCGCCCATGCTGGCGCACCTCACGGAACATCGGCTTACCCTGGCAGCCATCTGCCTGACCCACCGGCACTTCGACCATGCCTACGGAGTGGCCCAGCTGGCACGTGTCACGGGCGCGCCGGTCTATGCCTCCCGTCACGAGGCCTGCCTGGAAAATACGGAAGCCGTCAAGGGCGGTATCTGGGGCTTTCCTCCGGTACCGGACTACAGCTGCACCGACCTTCCCCCCGGACCGCAGACCCTGGGCGGCATGGATTTCGACATCCGCGAAACCCCGGGCCATACCCCCGGCGGCATTTCCCTCTACTACCCGGCGGAACATGCGGTCTTCACCGGTGATGCCCTGTTCTACCGCTCCATCGGCCGGACGGACTTTCCCGGCGGGGATCAGGCCGCCCTGCTGCGCGGAATCCGCGAGCAGCTCTTCACCCTGCCTGACGAGACAAGCGTCTATCCGGGGCACGGGCCATCCACGACCATTGGCGACGAACGCCGGGAAAATCCCTTCTGCGGGGACCTGTGCTGA
- a CDS encoding tetratricopeptide repeat protein, with the protein MNEDSSLPRLHRSDLVEMDAQLFAELRRFVPCTGYALYFPTGEVAPEPELLAREHRLLLPLFRDGEALAVAMLHGVRVREARRALPLLPAVAALTLDMLARIKAQRTDAVTGLATEDILYARMESEAARVREQLTHPAPEESRNAPLHRLCMGLVMLRMTNGRELADLYGFTFTDRLLCRVAQALRKDMASDVLAARVGRFGMALLLPAISGRKACQKVAESALHRMEQVEQVYRVSRQVVRPRLCAGHAIYPQDMEGPEFSLSMYEQSRRLMERARLASREAARSGEASLVMPFARILQDGGVILEGQRQGRVRISLGRRAKAREGQRFAVWERLADGSRYRGEIVLLQVREHDAVAETLHLADAASPLVPGQRLSLLGDDASRDWGDEEAMTDALLAAPEEPAAAEVTAPAGKTDTPAGRDDGAPAEGREASGQIVTGEISGPAPAGERDAVSADRPVPLERGPLRGFHGHGDFVRLFAQQREACAQFALALLRLDVGDMADPARQRNDLGHAAQLWRARFGEVAASSVLAGLYGGNSLIFFHPAAEAAALLPAYAALCQELEQGGQGAACGLAAYPFLQFRKGEMLECALKALDYSLLLPSPHAGLCNSLALNISADRRYSLGDVFGAVDEYKLALLADDNNVLARNSLGVCMAAMGRHHEARRHFLEALRRCRDAAQTAQTRYNLGTVCQHLGERRAAARYYRQCLAAVPDHLYAHLRLGQLCEEGGRRAEARRHYEEATRIEDARQAAGSSAGSPSVARRYLARVAVRQRRGGEARELLHEALLRDPEDASSMLLMAKLYLDGNEDPAVAELLARKSVRLRDTAEGWCVLARALRAQKRENEARLAEARALRS; encoded by the coding sequence ATGAACGAAGATTCCTCCCTGCCCAGACTGCACCGCAGTGACCTTGTGGAAATGGATGCGCAGCTTTTTGCCGAGTTGCGGCGTTTTGTGCCCTGCACGGGCTATGCGCTGTATTTTCCCACCGGCGAGGTGGCGCCGGAACCGGAGCTGCTGGCCCGCGAGCATCGTCTGCTGCTGCCCCTGTTCCGGGACGGGGAGGCGCTGGCCGTGGCCATGCTGCATGGCGTCCGGGTGCGGGAGGCGCGGCGCGCTCTGCCGCTGCTGCCTGCCGTGGCCGCGCTGACCCTGGACATGCTGGCGCGCATCAAGGCCCAGCGCACCGATGCCGTGACCGGTCTGGCCACGGAGGACATCCTGTACGCCCGCATGGAGAGCGAGGCCGCCCGCGTGCGGGAACAGCTGACCCATCCCGCGCCGGAGGAGAGCCGCAATGCCCCTCTGCACCGCCTGTGCATGGGGCTGGTGATGCTGCGCATGACCAACGGCCGGGAACTGGCCGATCTGTACGGCTTCACCTTTACGGACCGCCTGCTGTGCCGGGTGGCGCAGGCGCTGCGGAAGGACATGGCCTCCGACGTTCTGGCTGCCCGCGTGGGCCGTTTTGGCATGGCCCTGCTGCTGCCGGCCATCAGCGGGCGCAAGGCCTGCCAGAAGGTGGCGGAAAGCGCCCTGCACCGCATGGAGCAGGTGGAGCAGGTCTATCGTGTGTCGCGGCAGGTGGTGCGGCCGCGCCTGTGCGCCGGGCATGCCATCTATCCGCAGGATATGGAGGGGCCGGAATTTTCCCTGAGCATGTATGAACAGTCGCGGCGTCTCATGGAACGCGCCCGCCTGGCCTCCCGCGAGGCGGCGCGCAGCGGTGAGGCCTCGCTGGTCATGCCCTTTGCCCGCATCCTGCAGGACGGGGGCGTCATTCTGGAAGGGCAGCGTCAGGGCCGGGTGCGCATCAGCCTGGGCAGACGGGCCAAGGCCAGGGAAGGGCAGCGTTTTGCCGTCTGGGAACGCCTGGCAGACGGCAGCCGCTACCGGGGCGAAATTGTGCTGTTGCAGGTGCGGGAGCATGATGCTGTGGCCGAAACCCTGCATCTGGCTGACGCCGCCTCCCCCCTTGTGCCGGGGCAGCGCCTGTCGCTGCTGGGAGATGATGCCAGCCGGGACTGGGGAGACGAAGAGGCCATGACCGATGCCCTGCTGGCGGCGCCTGAGGAACCGGCGGCAGCGGAGGTGACTGCCCCGGCAGGGAAGACGGATACCCCGGCCGGCAGGGACGACGGTGCCCCGGCAGAGGGCCGCGAAGCCTCTGGGCAGATTGTGACGGGGGAAATCTCCGGCCCTGCGCCAGCGGGTGAACGGGATGCGGTCAGCGCCGACAGACCGGTCCCGCTGGAACGGGGGCCGTTGCGCGGCTTCCACGGGCACGGGGACTTTGTGCGTCTGTTTGCGCAGCAGCGGGAGGCCTGTGCCCAGTTTGCCCTGGCGCTGCTGCGGCTGGATGTGGGCGACATGGCGGATCCGGCCCGGCAGCGCAATGATCTTGGGCATGCGGCGCAGCTCTGGAGGGCGCGCTTCGGCGAGGTTGCGGCGTCGTCCGTGCTGGCCGGCCTGTACGGGGGTAACAGTCTCATCTTTTTCCATCCCGCGGCAGAGGCCGCTGCCCTGCTGCCGGCCTACGCTGCCCTGTGTCAGGAGCTGGAGCAGGGCGGGCAGGGAGCGGCCTGCGGTCTGGCGGCCTATCCTTTTCTCCAGTTCCGCAAGGGGGAAATGCTGGAATGCGCCCTCAAGGCGCTGGACTATTCGCTGCTGCTGCCGTCCCCGCATGCGGGCCTGTGCAATTCCCTGGCCCTCAATATCAGTGCCGATCGGCGCTACAGCCTGGGGGATGTGTTCGGAGCTGTGGACGAGTACAAGCTGGCCCTGCTGGCCGATGACAATAACGTGCTGGCCCGCAATTCCCTGGGGGTCTGCATGGCCGCCATGGGGCGGCACCACGAGGCCCGGCGCCATTTTCTGGAAGCCTTGCGCCGCTGCCGTGATGCGGCCCAGACCGCCCAGACGCGCTACAATCTGGGAACGGTCTGCCAGCATCTGGGCGAGCGCCGGGCTGCTGCGCGCTATTATCGGCAGTGCCTTGCTGCGGTGCCGGACCATCTGTATGCCCATTTGCGCCTGGGGCAGCTGTGCGAAGAGGGCGGGCGACGCGCCGAGGCCCGCCGCCACTACGAAGAAGCCACCCGCATCGAGGATGCCCGCCAGGCGGCCGGCAGCAGTGCGGGCAGTCCCAGCGTGGCCCGGCGCTATCTGGCCCGCGTTGCCGTGCGCCAGCGGCGGGGCGGCGAGGCGCGGGAACTGCTGCACGAGGCCCTGTTGCGCGATCCCGAGGATGCCTCCTCCATGCTGCTCATGGCCAAGCTCTATCTGGATGGCAATGAAGACCCCGCCGTGGCCGAACTGCTGGCCCGCAAGAGCGTGCGCCTGCGGGATACGGCCGAGGGCTGGTGTGTACTGGCCCGTGCCCTGCGTGCCCAGAAGCGGGAAAATGAGGCCCGGCTGGCCGAAGCACGCGCCTTGCGTTCCTAA
- a CDS encoding DUF4198 domain-containing protein, with translation MSRCTSLLALAALGATLFAATPALADVTLLVPEKISIEAPATPQADAGKAPAAPKNASDTAAGTAKKDAPQPAETPAAPAIDEEVDLLITRMDPFHQQGQAMSMPQLFAVLRFDAQTPRKNDVPQPERMDLLGDVEEITYLDKQAWAANVALNKPGLYQFIIETRPWWDAAAQRYEQHYIKSFLPVYDVEDGWYEAAGLPVEILPLSRPFGLTAPCYFSGRVVEHGQPRPGVIVRASRINTDGQKVPTRWHEELVVRTDERGQFGLVLPRPGWWCCMAEMPGTPLKGPDGTACPLRLGSGLWFYVDAADQPRPDKKVRKAGK, from the coding sequence ATGTCGCGCTGTACGTCTCTGCTGGCCCTTGCCGCCCTTGGCGCCACGCTGTTTGCGGCCACGCCCGCCCTGGCCGATGTCACCCTGCTGGTCCCGGAAAAAATCAGCATCGAAGCCCCGGCCACGCCACAGGCCGATGCCGGCAAGGCCCCGGCGGCCCCGAAGAACGCATCGGACACGGCGGCCGGCACAGCAAAAAAGGACGCCCCCCAGCCGGCGGAAACGCCCGCCGCTCCGGCCATTGACGAGGAAGTGGACCTGCTCATCACCCGCATGGATCCCTTTCATCAGCAGGGACAGGCCATGAGCATGCCGCAGCTGTTTGCCGTACTGCGCTTTGACGCCCAGACGCCGCGCAAGAACGATGTGCCGCAGCCCGAACGCATGGATCTGCTTGGCGATGTGGAGGAGATCACCTATCTGGACAAGCAGGCCTGGGCCGCCAATGTGGCCCTGAACAAGCCCGGCCTGTATCAGTTCATCATCGAAACGCGCCCGTGGTGGGATGCTGCGGCGCAGCGCTACGAACAGCACTATATCAAGAGTTTTCTGCCCGTCTATGATGTGGAGGACGGCTGGTATGAAGCCGCCGGGCTGCCGGTGGAAATCCTGCCCCTGAGCCGTCCCTTCGGCCTGACGGCGCCCTGCTACTTCAGCGGGCGGGTGGTGGAGCACGGGCAGCCCCGCCCCGGCGTGATAGTACGGGCCAGCCGCATCAATACGGACGGCCAGAAGGTGCCCACCCGCTGGCACGAGGAACTGGTGGTGCGCACCGATGAGCGGGGACAGTTCGGACTGGTGCTGCCGCGCCCCGGCTGGTGGTGCTGCATGGCCGAAATGCCGGGCACGCCCCTCAAGGGGCCTGACGGCACGGCCTGCCCCCTGCGCCTGGGCAGCGGCCTGTGGTTCTATGTGGATGCCGCCGACCAGCCCCGCCCCGACAAAAAGGTCAGGAAGGCCGGCAAATAA
- a CDS encoding heme-binding protein: MPAQCPFTMSVIFRAISRLEAEARQDGLPPVCLAVCNAHGELLHFSRMDGAPARVIAIAQGKAYTAARMGTPTAALARRLKDEELTLADFCDPGLTAMRGGLPLCCETGVQLAVGVSGRRTEDDERLAARLLDILREEAARHTNAKT, translated from the coding sequence ATGCCTGCCCAATGCCCCTTCACCATGTCGGTCATTTTCCGCGCAATCTCCCGGCTTGAGGCAGAAGCCCGGCAGGATGGCCTGCCCCCTGTCTGCCTGGCTGTCTGCAATGCGCACGGGGAGCTGCTGCACTTCTCGCGCATGGACGGAGCGCCTGCGCGCGTCATTGCCATTGCCCAGGGCAAGGCCTATACGGCCGCACGCATGGGGACTCCCACGGCAGCCCTGGCCCGACGCCTGAAAGACGAGGAGCTGACGCTGGCGGACTTCTGCGATCCGGGCCTTACGGCCATGCGCGGCGGGCTGCCCCTGTGCTGTGAGACGGGCGTGCAGCTGGCCGTGGGCGTCAGCGGACGCCGCACGGAAGATGACGAACGCCTGGCAGCACGGCTTCTGGACATCCTGCGGGAAGAAGCGGCCCGCCACACAAACGCGAAAACATAG
- a CDS encoding helix-turn-helix transcriptional regulator → MVRWGALAVWFWLMIGAETCFADYMRDRPAGQMAGLLPFAAGMLVLLGSCRRLYGRLCAPGLMCVLPALGMLAGLVPLLWPGAVAAAGIWPCCLLAGAGSGLALAGRIRELKELSPPLCAAVVGGGMLGAWLLVNSIPQVAPGTLLCLWAAAALVAGITVGCPPESAPPPSGTAGYGWLALALFCCVISGLGMGIYAALWETFAPLLELTAGECAVSLLVAAAPVLALLPAWRNGPLLLTTLPFAVVAYTAWPLFHRESPALSLQSLHVSYFLLLIWMLSLLAPLGRRLPGWPRPALLGAAAALTGGMLGKLMQPLVEQCLMQGTEVNVLFLLLAVLALVCVVLWGYLWQTPAAARQDMPEKEAEGEDREHAVPQDLEACRQIFRQLGLTPQQALIAAMLAHKRSDADICLHLSISPATLKTHIRNILRRTGINSRHELPWLLLSVRSAQHSADEQGTGALPGRLCRGRDV, encoded by the coding sequence ATGGTACGCTGGGGGGCGCTGGCGGTCTGGTTCTGGCTCATGATTGGCGCAGAAACCTGCTTTGCCGACTACATGCGGGACAGACCGGCCGGCCAGATGGCGGGGCTGTTGCCGTTTGCAGCGGGCATGCTGGTGCTGCTGGGAAGCTGCCGGCGTCTGTATGGCAGGCTGTGTGCTCCGGGGCTGATGTGTGTGCTGCCGGCGCTGGGCATGCTGGCCGGGCTGGTGCCTCTGCTGTGGCCGGGGGCGGTGGCCGCTGCCGGCATATGGCCCTGTTGTCTGCTGGCCGGGGCGGGAAGCGGGCTGGCCCTGGCGGGACGGATACGGGAGCTGAAGGAGCTGTCGCCCCCGCTGTGTGCTGCCGTTGTGGGCGGGGGAATGCTGGGAGCCTGGCTGCTCGTCAACAGCATCCCGCAGGTGGCGCCGGGGACGCTGCTGTGCCTCTGGGCCGCTGCGGCACTGGTGGCCGGCATCACCGTCGGTTGTCCGCCGGAAAGCGCCCCTCCCCCGTCTGGCACGGCGGGGTATGGCTGGCTGGCGCTGGCCCTGTTCTGCTGCGTGATCAGCGGGCTGGGCATGGGGATATATGCCGCCCTGTGGGAAACCTTTGCTCCCCTTCTGGAGCTGACGGCGGGAGAGTGCGCGGTTTCCCTGCTGGTGGCCGCGGCCCCGGTGCTGGCGCTGCTGCCCGCATGGCGCAATGGCCCGCTGCTGCTTACCACGCTGCCCTTTGCCGTGGTGGCCTATACGGCCTGGCCCCTGTTCCACAGGGAATCGCCAGCCCTGTCGCTGCAAAGTCTGCATGTCTCCTATTTCCTGCTGCTTATCTGGATGCTTTCGCTGCTGGCCCCCCTGGGAAGGCGCCTGCCCGGCTGGCCGCGTCCTGCCCTGCTCGGCGCGGCAGCGGCCCTGACGGGGGGCATGCTGGGCAAGCTGATGCAGCCGCTGGTGGAGCAGTGTCTTATGCAGGGAACGGAGGTGAATGTTCTTTTTCTGCTGCTGGCTGTCCTGGCCCTGGTCTGCGTGGTGCTTTGGGGATATCTGTGGCAGACGCCAGCCGCTGCCCGGCAGGACATGCCGGAAAAGGAAGCGGAGGGAGAGGACAGGGAACATGCCGTGCCGCAGGACCTGGAAGCCTGCCGGCAGATTTTTCGTCAGCTGGGCCTGACGCCGCAACAGGCCCTCATTGCCGCCATGCTGGCCCATAAACGCAGTGATGCGGACATCTGCCTGCATCTCAGCATTTCGCCTGCCACGCTGAAAACGCACATTCGCAATATTCTGCGGCGCACCGGTATTAACAGCCGGCATGAACTGCCCTGGCTGCTCCTTTCCGTGCGTTCTGCTCAACATTCTGCCGACGAGCAGGGGACCGGCGCTCTACCAGGCCGTCTTTGCCGGGGACGGGATGTCTGA
- a CDS encoding flavodoxin family protein: MLTAPALAVLGSPRAGGTSDTLARLFAEGAAREGLPVQLLALRQKRIRPCCHCGACDRPPHACRLAPDDEAEGILEALERAPLVLFCGPVYFYGLPALAKALVDRAQSRWQRPRAADDRSRPPALSAMVAGRPRGEQLFSGSELGLRYFFAALGRRLVESRHWRGMDRPEDLLRSPAAEELRQWGALWAARLLQPQPLPVHA, translated from the coding sequence GTGCTGACAGCGCCGGCCCTGGCCGTTCTGGGCAGCCCGCGTGCCGGCGGCACATCCGACACGCTGGCCCGCCTCTTTGCCGAAGGCGCTGCCCGCGAGGGGCTGCCCGTGCAGCTGCTGGCCCTGCGCCAGAAGCGCATCCGGCCCTGCTGCCACTGCGGCGCCTGCGACCGGCCGCCCCATGCCTGCCGCCTCGCCCCGGACGACGAGGCGGAGGGCATTCTGGAGGCGCTGGAACGTGCGCCGCTGGTGCTTTTTTGCGGGCCTGTCTATTTCTATGGCCTGCCTGCCCTGGCCAAGGCGCTGGTGGATCGCGCCCAGAGCCGCTGGCAGCGCCCCCGTGCCGCGGATGACCGGTCCCGGCCGCCGGCCCTTTCGGCCATGGTCGCCGGGCGCCCCCGTGGCGAGCAGCTCTTTTCGGGCAGTGAACTGGGCCTCAGATACTTCTTTGCCGCCCTAGGCCGCCGTCTTGTGGAATCCCGCCACTGGCGCGGCATGGACCGGCCGGAAGACCTGCTGCGCAGCCCCGCTGCCGAAGAGCTGCGCCAGTGGGGCGCCCTGTGGGCCGCGCGCCTGCTCCAGCCGCAGCCGCTCCCTGTGCACGCCTGA
- a CDS encoding TRAP transporter substrate-binding protein, giving the protein MKRIFVLTMALALLGLCTLGHASPAQAAYDGPKLKFRVAHTTPPGNHITLAFEKFKELVEQKSDGKIKVQIFPNAILGSDRVLMEGAQKGSLEMAVSSTPNMANFSPLYQVFDLPYITSPDKQQQFYAAIDKGPLADYFHKVANDIGLEPIMYAEYGYRNFVSIKRPIRGVADLAGLKMRTTDSTVEVEVAKILKMNPTPVAWGETYTALQQGTVDGEGNTFPHMYGAKHHEVLKYAATTYHNYCMQVMMANKKWWDKQPASVQKVIREAAAEALQYQRDVLYPKNEREAREGFLKAGITIVDLTDEQLDEFRKATRPVWDKFKNVLPDDLVQMVLDTQK; this is encoded by the coding sequence ATGAAGAGGATTTTTGTTCTGACCATGGCGCTGGCCCTGCTCGGTCTGTGCACATTGGGGCATGCCAGCCCCGCACAGGCGGCTTATGACGGCCCCAAGCTGAAGTTCCGGGTGGCACATACCACGCCGCCCGGCAACCACATCACCCTGGCCTTTGAGAAGTTCAAGGAACTGGTGGAACAGAAGAGCGACGGCAAGATCAAGGTGCAGATCTTCCCCAATGCCATCCTGGGCAGCGACCGGGTGCTCATGGAAGGCGCCCAGAAGGGCAGCCTGGAAATGGCCGTCAGCTCCACGCCCAATATGGCCAATTTTTCTCCGCTCTATCAGGTGTTTGACCTGCCCTACATCACCAGCCCCGACAAGCAGCAGCAGTTCTATGCCGCCATCGACAAGGGACCGCTGGCGGACTACTTCCACAAGGTGGCCAATGATATCGGCCTGGAACCCATCATGTATGCCGAATACGGCTACCGCAACTTTGTGAGCATCAAGCGCCCCATCCGCGGGGTTGCCGACCTGGCCGGCCTGAAGATGCGCACCACCGACTCCACGGTGGAAGTGGAAGTGGCCAAGATCCTCAAGATGAACCCCACCCCCGTGGCCTGGGGCGAAACCTACACCGCCCTGCAGCAGGGCACCGTGGACGGCGAGGGCAATACCTTCCCGCACATGTACGGCGCCAAGCATCACGAAGTGCTCAAGTATGCGGCCACCACCTATCATAACTACTGCATGCAGGTCATGATGGCCAACAAGAAGTGGTGGGACAAGCAGCCCGCTTCCGTGCAGAAGGTCATCCGTGAAGCGGCCGCCGAGGCTCTGCAGTATCAGCGCGATGTGCTCTATCCCAAGAACGAACGCGAAGCCCGCGAAGGCTTCCTCAAGGCAGGGATCACCATCGTTGACCTGACGGATGAACAGCTTGACGAGTTCCGCAAGGCCACGCGCCCCGTCTGGGACAAGTTCAAGAACGTTCTTCCTGACGACCTCGTGCAGATGGTGCTTGATACCCAGAAGTAG